TTCCTCCCACATTTCACCAATGCGGTACATGGCGTCACGAAGGATAAAGTCATATATAAACGCACTATTGTAGCCTTGATCTATAGTATCTTTTACACAAGACCAACCGGAGGCCACATTTTTTTCGAGAAGGAATTGTGATAGTTTCTTGGAGATTTCATTCATTTGACCCCTCCTATTCCAAACATAGTAATTACCAACAGTATACTATATTTTCCGTAAAATCAAATGCTTCTTCCTTGAAATGTCTTTTTCTACCTGTCAGTGGCCCAATTATAGGATTAAAATTACCTTGACACCAGGCTATACAAGACAAGGATTTTCTCTTATGCTTAATAGAGGTAAATATTAGTAGCAAAGGAAGTGTCACAATGACTTATCAAACAAATGTACAAGAAACATTCTCGTTAATCAAAGAACTAGTTTCTATTCCAAGCCCTTCCGGCAATACGGAAAAAGTAATTGGTTTTGTTGAACAGTACTTAAGTGAATGCGGGGTAGAAACAGTACGCAATCGAAAGGGCGGCTTGATTGCTTCCATTAAAGGAACCAATGAGAAAGAGCATCGCATGTTAACAGCCCATGTAGACACATTAGGAGCTATGGTAAAAGAAGTGAAACCCAATGGAAGATTGAGGCTAACTACAATAGGCGGTTTTCGCTGGAATTCTGTTGAAGGGGAATATTGCCAAATAGAAACTTCTTCTGGTAAAGCGTATTCCGGAACCATTCTTATGCATCAGACATCGGTGCATGTTTATAAAAATGCAGGAGATGCTCCTAGAAACGATGAGAATATCGAAGTTCGGATTGATGAAAAAGTCACCAATGCAGACCAAGTAAGAGCGCTTGGAATAGAAGTAGGAGATTTTGTATCATTCGATCCGAGGGTTCAAATCACAGAAAGCGGCTACATAAAATCCAGACATCTGGATGACAAAGCAAGCGTGGCGATCCTACTAAAACTTATCAAATTCATTCAGTCTGAAAAGATTACACTTCCATACACGACACACTTTTTAATATCTAATAATGAAGAAATCGGCTATGGAGGGAACTCCAACATCACCCCAGAAACTGTGGAATACCTTGCCGTGGACATGGGAGCCCTTGGAGACGGGCAATCATCAGATGAATACACAGTATCTATCTGTGTAAAAGATTCCAGCGGTCCATATCATTATGGACTAAGAAAACATCTTGTTGAACTTGCAAAGAAAAACGAAGTGGATTACAAAGTGGATATTTATCCATACTACGGATCAGACGCGTCTGCTGCCATCCGTTCCGGTCATGATATCATCCACGGACTGATTGGGCCAGGGATAGAATCATCGCATGCTTTCGAGCGGACACACGCAAGCTCGATAGAAAATACAGAGAAGTTGATTTACCATTACTTGTTGTCGGGTATGGTGGAGTACTAATTCACAACAAAATAAAACCACCTAAAGTCCTTTATAGGAGCTATAGGTGGTTTTTATTTTTGTTTTTGTCATTTTTTATACTTATAAAAAAATTTTTTTTATTTTTAGGGATGACGATGCTTGTGCCTTTATAAAGATTATAACGTTCAATCGAGCCGCATGGCATTTCTATTACATGAGAGCTATTTTTAACAATTGGAGATACTCTCCAAGGCTTTAATTCTTTTATACTTAAAAGAATTCGCCCATCTCCGTTAACGAAAATGATATCAATAGGAAACCGCATAAAGAACATGTGAACACTGTTACAAGGGGAGAGCATTATGCCTTTATTATGTATGGAACGTTTAAACATTAACCCAATGAAACGCTTTGTAAATGTATCAGCTATATTTATATGAAGCATTTGTGCATCTTTCATATTATCCTCCTAAAGAAACAGTGTCTTTTTGTTCATTATATAGAATTTTATATTCTTTTTAAAAACCGAATTACTTAGGGAAATGGAGTATACAAGCTAAATAGGTAGATTTTCTCAAGAAAATGGTCAAAAATGGCTTTTTTTGAACGTTTTCTTTATTTTCAGTTCGTTATAATATTAACTTAAGTTCTAAATAAAGAACAAACGACTGGAGGAAATGATATATGAAAAACTTGATGATCCGTGTATTTAAAGAAGAAGAAGGACAGGGGTTAACAGAGTACGGTTTGTTGGTTGGGTTGATTGCGTTGGGGGTTGTAGCTGCGGTTGGGTTATTAGGGGATAAAATTGGAGAAGTTTTTACAAATATTACAAAGGAGCTAACAAATACGAAAACACCTTAAACGGCCCTAATTCTTAATACCAGTTACAAAGCTCTGCTTCATCAAAGCAGAGCTATTTTTAAATAACCACTAGGAGGACGCCATATGTTCATCAACGTCGTTCTGTTTATCGTACTAGGAATTTCCGTTGTAACGGACCTTAGAAAAAGAAAGATATTCAACATAATTACGATACCTGCCATCCTATTCGGTTTAATCTACAACACGTATCAAGCAGGTCTTGAGGGGCTGTACTTCAGTTCTATCGGACTTTTGATAGGTTTTTTTCTTTTGTTTATCCCATTTGTGCTTGGAGGAATGGGAGCTGGGGATGTAAAGCTGTTGGCAGCTATTGGGGCAATGATCGGCGGTGAGCTTGTGTTTCAGTCATTCCTTTATACCGCCTTGATTGGGGGAATCTTCGCATTGGCTATTCTTTTCAAAAAAAATAGACTTGTGTTCTTTATTAAGAATATTTGGTTCTCTGTTTTTTATAAACTCCCTATTCTTACCGAACCAGAAAAGAAAGGAAAATATACTATTCCCTACGGAGTTCCGATTGCGCTTGGAGTAGTGAGTCTCTATTGCTTTGGGGGGCTTCTATGAGATCACAAAAAGGTCAATCTTTAGTTGAATTTGCACTTATTGTACCGTTAATATTACTTCTGTTATTTGGGATGTTTGATATTGGGAGAGTTCTATTTTCAGCAGTAGCCTTAGAGCATGCGGCAAGGGAAGGTGCCAGGGTGGCAAGTGTCGGAAAAACGAATACAGATGTGATTGCTTCCATAAACAACGCGACAACAGGTCTTGATTCGAGCAGGGTTTCTGTATCCATTTCAACAGAAGCGAGAACTTCAGGTGAAAACATAGAAATTCACCTCAGTTATCCGGTAAGCATGATAAATCCTTTGTTGAGATCTTTCCAAGGCTCTTTTACAATCTCTTCAAAATCTGTCATGAGGGTGGAGTGAAATGTTAAGAAGTGATAAAGGCAACGCAATGGTAATGATGGCATTTATCCTCTCTTTGCTCGTTGCGCTATCAGGGTTCGTTGTGGACGGGGGAAGGCTGTACCTGCAAAAGGGAGAACTCCAAAAAGCAATTGATGCCGCTGCGTTAGCTGGAGTGCAACAAGTAAAGAACAGTCAGATAAACGCTGTAAATGCAGCGATTGAACTGGCCTCATTAAATGGAATTAGTATAAATTCCAGCAATATCATAGTAGGTTCAGACTCAGTAGAGATACATAATACAGTACCTGTAGAAACGACTTTTGCCAAGGTGTTAGGTTTCAATTCAATAGACGTTGCTGCAACATCGAAGGCAGTTTTAGATACTTCCAGAGGAATAAAAAAGCATTCCAACGTCATACCGGTCGGAATTCCAAAGGATAAATTGGTAAAAGGGCAATCACATACTCTGCATTTTACACCAGCTGGTGGTAATAACGGACCTCAACAAGGGAATTTCGGTTTTCTGGCAATTGGCGGAAGAGGTGCTGCAAATCTTGAGGACAACATAGTTAATGGCATTGAAGTGGAAATTACCCCAGGTAGTTATGTCCTAACTGAGCCTGGTTTGAAATGGGGAAAGGTTCGTAGTGGCTTTCAAGAAAGAATAAGTATGGACGCAACAAAACCTCTTTGTAACCAACTAAATACTTCTAAAAGTGGTTGTGCAAGGGTTGCTATACTACCAATTGTCAATGACCTCGGTTCTGTAAATGGTAGAGGGAAGGTGGAGATTATTGGATTTGCTGCCTTTTGGATTGAAAAAGTGGAACAGATAGGCGGAAATAAATCAGTAACCGGCTACTTCATCGATATTGTCACTTCCGGTGAATTTAGCGAAGAGGTGGAAAACTTCGGTATAAGCACAATCAAACTAGTGAATTAAATGGGAGGAAGAAGCATGACATTAAAAAAAGTTTGGCTGTTGTCTATTATGTTCGGGATAGTCAGTACAATCTGTTTCTATCTTTTTTATATTCCAGGAGGGACCAACCAGAAATCAATGCAGGCTGACACCGTTGTTTTAGCAGCAGAAGAGGAAGCGGAAGAGGAGATAGTGCCTGAATTTGAGATCGAAAAAGGGAAAAGAGCCATGTCTATTGCTGTAAATGATGTGCAAGGGGTATCAGGACATGTAGAGCCGGGATCGATGGTGGATATCTTTGTTAATATTGAAACCACAAAAGAAGACAATAAAGAAGTGGTCCCATCCCAAGTGGGAACATTTGTGTTGCAAAATGTGAAAGTACTGGCTGTGGGCCATTTCATGGATGAACCGGAAACAGGGGCAAGATATCAGATGATTACGGTTGAAGCCACGCCAGAACAGGGTGCAAGTCTAGGCTTTGCTTCCCAGCATTCCATCTATCTCATGTTAAGGCCAGAGGGTGATGACTCAACCCTAAACGCAAATATATTAATGGATGAAAAGCAGCTTATTATGAAAGGAGGACAATGATAGATGATAAAATGGTACGGTTTTTTAAATGAGAATGAAGAGAAAATCAGTGAAATGATTCAATGGTTAAGTACCCATGAAAATTACAAGGGGCTAACAACTATTGATGAGCTATTAAATGAATTGGACGCTCCTGAAAAGCGAATTATTTTTATCGATAAATCTATTTCTCCCAATTTCTATTCCTTGACCATGCAATTAAAGATGCTGGACCCGAATAACTTTGTCATACTAATCGGGAAGGATTTAAAAGAGGCTGACATCCGTCTTGCGATGAGGGCAGGGATGATGGATTGCATTAATTTGCAGGATGAAATTGAACTGATTAAAAATGGACTGCTTGAGTCAAAGAGGCATATTGATTTTCTAAAAAAGCAGGAAACACAAGCCCCAAGTTTCGCACAGAAAGAAGGAAGAGTCATTACAGCTACAAGTACAAAGGGTGGGGTGGGTAAAACTACATTTGCGGTAAATTTGGCATATTCCTTACAAAGAAAGGAACAATCTATCGTTTTAGTAGATCTGCACCTCCAGTTTGGAGATGTTGCGATGTTCTGTGATGTCAAGCCGAAGAAAACGATCTACGAATGGGTAAAAGAAGATTTTGACCGGAAAAACCGGAATGTCCAAGGTTATTTGACAAAGACATATCTTGAGAATGTTTCTATTCTTGCAGCGCCACTCCGACCTGAATTTTCCGAAATTATAAAGCCTGAGCATATTAGGGAATTATTTTTCGAATTAAAGAAATGGTATGACGTTATCATTGTAGATACCCACTCTCATGTGGATGAGCTGTTACTTGAAACATTGGAACTATCTGACGAAATATACGTCCTGACAAATGGAAACCTTCCAGCTGTAAGAAATACAAAGCTATTCATGGATACCCTTCAATCATTGCAACTTAAGGCGATGCCTCAGCTGGTGGTGAATGCGGTGAAGAAAGATGACCCATTGAAGGTGGAAAATATGAAGAAAATTCTTGGAGTAAATGTGTTAACGGTTCTTCCTTCTGAAGAAAAGCTGGTCAAAAAATCTGTAGCTACAGGTATTCCATTTGTGGCAGATTCTCCAAAGAAAGGTTTATCAAAGAGATTCACCAAATTGGCAGACGCTTGTCTGGAGAGGCACGCATCTTTAATCGGTGAAGCTTTAGTTGGAGTTGGAGGTAGAAAATAATGTCTTTATTGCGAAGGCTTGGTGTCGAGACTGATGTTGTAGAGGGTTCTAAGGGGGGGAGAGAATCCATCAAAACGTCCATCTCTCCGAAAACGGTCTATCTCCCACAGTTCAAAGAGATTGAAATGCACCTTCATAACTATCTTGTGGATAAACTGAAACAGCAGACTCTAGACGATAGGGAAATGGAAGGAAAAGTAGCAGAATTAAGTGATGATTTTTTTGTCAATCGGGATGACATTCTAAATTATGAGGAAAAGCAAGCGGCCATTCAAAATGTCATTTATGAATTAACAGGGTATGGGCCCATCACCCCCCTCTTGAAAGATCCTGCAGTAACGGAGGTAATGGTAAATGGTCCAACGAAGATTTACGTGGAGAAACAGGGGAAAATAATTAAGACTCCTTTCACATTCAGGGATAATTCCCATGTCTTAAAAGTGATGGAACGAATCGTAGCACCAATTGGAAGACGAATAGATGAGAGTGTCCCGATGGTGGATGCACGTTTACCGGATGGTTCGCGTGTTCATGCTATTATACCGCCGCTGGCTATGAATGGGCCGACACTCACCATTCGTAAATTCCCTGATAATCCTTTGAAAATTCATGATCTTCTCCGAAATGAAGGACTTTCTTATGAGATGGCTGATTTTCTGAAATCTTGCGTAGAAGCAAAGTTGAACATGATGATAAGCGGCGGGACCGGCTCTGGTAAGACAACTTGTCTAAATGTATTATCCTCTTTTATAGCAGAAGATGAGCGAATTGTGACAATTGAAGATTCCGCTGAACTCAGGCTTTCACAAGAGCACGTTGTCACTCTTGAAGCAAGACTTGCAAATGTGGAAGGGAAGGGAGAGGTGACCATCCGGGACCTGGTGAAAAACGCCTTGCGTATGAGACCAGATAGAATCATAGTAGGAGAGGTAAGAAGTGCTGAGGCCCTGGATATGCTGCAGGCAATGAATACAGGGCATGATGGGAGTCTTGGCACTGGTCATGCAAACTCCCCCCGAGACCTTATTTTACGCCTTGAAGTCATGGTTATGATGGCTGGTTTCGATCTTCCTGTACGAGCAATTAGAGAACAAATTGCCGGAGCGCTGGATTTGATTGTCCACCAGGTCCGTTTGAAGGATGGTAGCCGAAAAATAACACACATCACCGAGGTCTTAGGGGTAATGAATGAGACTATTGTGTTACAAGATCTTTTCAAATTTGAAGAACTCGGTAAAAGTGATGACGGGAAAGTAAAAGGACGTTTCTCATCAACTGGAATTCGTCCTAGCTTCTTTGACAAATTTGAGTCACAAGGCATAAAAATTCAGCCATCCTGGTTCAGTGAGGAGTGATAGAGCTTGAATATCCTGATGACATTAATTGGTTCCATACTGTTCTTTATGCTTTTCTTTCTCCTAGTGATGAGTATTTCTGCTAGACAGACAAAGGAAATGAAAAGGCTAAATAACTATTTGATTCTTTCCAATTCTTTAACATTAACTGAAGGGAAGGGAAAGAAGCCAAAATCCCCAAAACAAAGTAAAGCCATCCAAGGCATGGGGAAAGTACTTGAAGTAAATTTTCAATTTAAGAACCTGAGGCAGCAATTAATCTTTGCCGGGTATGAAATCGGACCAGGTGAGTATCTAGTAAGAACTTTTCTATTAGCTGCTATTTTAAGTGGAATAGTATATTTGATTACGTCCTCTCTATTGTTAAGTATTTTTTCATTAATCACAGGGCTTGTTATCGGGTCCTTTCTATTGAAACGGGCAATTAAAGTACGAAACCAATTAGCAACCCAGCAGCTTATTCAGGCACTTGGGATCATGGCGAATAGTTTACGTGCAGGCTATAGTTTTTTACAAGTAATCAAGCTGATTTCAGAGGAATCCCCAGAGCCATTAGGCAAGGAGTTTGGAAAGGTTATTCAGAATGTTAATCTCGGCCTGTCCTTAGAAGAATCATTTGAACAGCTAAAGTCCAGTTTTAGTAATCCCGATCTGGATATGGTACTAACCTCCATTCTTATTCAAAGGGAAAGCGGAGGTGACCTTGCACGCCTTTTAGAAAGCATTCAGGAGACGATGATAGGAAGGTTAAGAGTAAAAGACGAGGTAAGAACCCTTACCGCACAAGGAAGGTTATCTATGTGGGTAATCATGTGTGTACCCGTGGGGATCGCTTTCTACCTTCAAGTGGTGAATCCGGACTATTTTCATTTAATGTTTCAGCACATTCTTGGGTGGATAATGATCCTTATGGCAATATCAGGAGTGTTGCTCGGGTGGTTTATTATTAACAAAATTGTAAGCATTGAGGTGTAGAAGGTGGGACATATACTTTTTGTGACATTATCCTTTACAACCATGACGTTGATTTGTTTAGCTATCTCCATGACAGTTTTTCGCTCATCTCTTGCACTAGAACGTCGAATTGAAACTTTTTTTCCAAGTTCTACATCATTGGAGGGTGGCAAGGTAAAGAAGGAAGCAGATATAAGTGAGCAAACTAAAGAAAAAGCAAGGATAATGATTAAAAAGTTGATGAAGGAGTCTTCAAAAATCAATCTTGAGAAAAGACTTGAAGAAGCTGGAAGGCCAAATGGGTGGACCTCTGTTGATTTTAGATTATTCCAGTTAACACTGACTTTTATTTTATTTTTCGGTGCACTAGTCCTTTTTTCTCCTGGTGCGGATTCTATAATGTCTCTTTTTTTCTTGGTTGGTGTCATTAGCTTATTCGGTCTTTACATTCCGAATTTTATGCTCAGTGTAAAGATTAAAAAGCGTTTAAAGCAAATGGAAAAAATGATGCCAGACTTTTTTGATTTGCTCAATCTTTCGATGGAAGCAGGTATGGGCTTAGATGCCTCCTTTCAAAAAGTGGCCAAAACCCTGAAAGGACCCCTGTCTGATGAATTTATGAAGATGCTTGATGATATGAAATTAGGGAAATCCCGGAAGGAAGCTTATATGCTATTAAGGGAAAGGGTAAAAATTGTTTCCTTTCAACAAGCAATAACCTCCCTCATTCAGGCAGATCAACTAGGGATGGGACTCTCCAAAACAGTAAGTTTGCTTACGACAAGGATCCGTGAACAAAGGGTTTTCACAGCGAGGGAACATGCGATGAAAGCGCCGGTCAAAATGGTATTTCCGCTAATGTTTCTGGTGTTTCCAGCCATTTTTATTGTATTACTCGGGCCGATGGTCATTTACATTATACAAAGTGGATTATAAAAAGAGCACCCCTTGAAAAGGTGCTCTTTCTTCACGTGAAATACTCAATCCTAGCCTGTGGAAAGTAAGAATGTATGTACTCAGACAAAGTTTCTTTTATCTCGGTCGCTTCATCCTTCGTATATACATACTTCCCAATTCCATAACGCCCCCATTTATACTGGCGCTTAGCTTCGTCTAGCTCAAGCTTTGTCATCGGATAGTTTTGTTGGATGACCCTTTTGGCTGGTTTAGTGAATCGGTGTTGTATTAATTCAAAGGTAAGATCCTCGGTCGCATGTGCAGGAAGCTTATCATAAAGCTTTTGGAATAATGTTTTATATCCCTCTTCCCAGCCTTCATGCAAATAGATTGGTGCAACGATAAAGCCGAGTGGATAGTTTGCCCCTGCGACTTTGGCGGCAGCTTCTATTCTCAAATCCAAAGAAGATGTTCCGGGCTCAAAGTTCTTTATTACATAATCTGCATTCACACTGAAACGAAACCTTGTTTTCCCGCGATGATCTGCATCAAGCAAATGATCAACATGATGGAACTTCGTCACGAATCGAAGCATTCCATGTTCAGATTTACCAAAGTATTCAATAGCTTTTTTCAAAGAGTGAGTCAAATGATCAATGCCTACTATATCGGAAGTACATGACGCTTCAAACCTAGTGATTTCAGGTGCTCGTTCTTGCATATATTTATCAGCAGCATCAAAGATTTCATCCAAGTTCACATAAGTCCTTATATAAGGTTTGCTTCCCATCGTTGTCTGCAAATAGCAGTAATGACAATGGCCCATACAGCCTGTTGCAAAAGGTATAGCATATTCAGCGGAAGGTTTGGAAGAGTCAAACTTCAATGTTTTTCTTACTCCGACAACTAATGTGGATTTAGCTGTCCTGTATTTTTGAAAATCATTATCTCCAGGTAGGTTTCTTATTTGGTTGTGGGAAGTCGTCTCTCGAATTTCAAGACCCATCGATTCAAATTTGTTTTTTAACTCCACTCCTAGCGGATAATCAAGCGCTCTAGGTTCAATATATACAAGTTGTGGAACAAACGGCTTCATGTATTCCCCCCCTTTTTATTCGAATGTTGGACCAAAATAATCATTATATAATGCTTCTGCTTCTTCTAATGAAGTGAAAAAGACAAACTCGTCTGATAAGGGATAATACGTATCATAGAGAAAGATAGATAGCTGCCCCTCCTCGAATGGGTTTTCCATAATGCTTGCCTGCTGGATCGAGGCTACGTTCTGTGTGTGCGGATTACGGTAAAAAAGGTATACGACATCACCTTCTTGTAAAGAAGAAGAATGAACTTGTTGGTACGGGTCCATGTTAATCACCTGCTTGTAGTTGTTTCGTTATTTGTAGATTATAGTCCATATAACTCTAACTTTAGTGTTGAATGAATCAGGGAAAATATCCTTGAGAAATAATGTAAAACAATTTGTTTGAATATTGAAACTTTATGAAGGTTTTATTCGTCTAATCTATTAGGGATAATGGAGGTGGTGTTGCAATGAACCATGTGGATTTACGACCAAAAAAAAGATCGAAACTTCGCATTTGGCTGGGAACTCAATTTTACATAGCAAAGAGATGGATAGAGTGGAAAACAGGAAATAAAAGCTATGCATTAGAAACGACAGAGGAAGAATTGCCCTATCAAGTTTTTTTACATAGAACGCCTACCCTTAGAAAGTTAAAGAACGTGGACATGTGGTATCAGCATAATAAAGTTATTAATTTAAAGATTGCTGTTCAGAAACTGAATGGGATTGTGATTCGACCAGGTGAAACTTTTTCCTATTGGAAGCTGATTGGAAAACCGACGAAGAGCAAAGGATATGTAGATGGAATGGTTCTTTTCTATGGTACGTTTAAGCCAGGTTTAGGAGGAGGGTTGTGTCAATTGTCAAACCTTATATATTGGATGACATTACACACACCGCTGACTGTGACAGAGCGATACCGCCACAGTTTTGATGTCTTTCCCGATTCTAGGAGAACGCAACCTTTTGGTAGTGGTGCAACCTGCTCCTATAATTATCTGGACTTACAGGTGAGAAATGATACAGATCAAGCTTTTCAATTAAAAGTGAGAGTGGAAGGAGACCTCTTAGTTGGTGAATGGAAGTCGGCCAATCTTCCAATTGTTAAATACAAGGTATATGAAAAAGACCATAACATCACTTCCGCTTATTGGGGAGGATATTTGCGCCATAACATCATACACCGCAAAGTAATGAATCTTCAGGGAAAAGAGATCGATGACCAATATGTAACAGAAAATCATGCTATTATGATGTATGAGCCTCTTTTGGAGACAACAGAACAAAGCGGCTAATTACGTACATAAGGGTGTGGTGAAATTGATCTCTATTCCAAAAGAAATGAAAGATCAAATGATAGGCAGGATCCAGGCATATTTCGAAGAAGAACGAGACGAAGAAATTGGCGAACTTGGAGCGGACCTGCTGTTGGACATATTTATGAAAGAACTTGGACCGTACTACTATAATCAGGGTATTGCCGATGCAAAGGCTTTGGTAGAAGAACGATGGGGATCCGTTGAAGAGGATATTGAAGCCTTAAAACGTTCTACTGGGGGCGGAAGGTACAGGTAGAGGTAGAGGTTTGGCGAGTTTTCACAAAATTAGATGGTGTGGTTTTACTGAAACAACTTCTTTGGCTGATGGGCCGGAGAGGTTGTTTTTATTTTTGGATTTCTAAGAATGGAGGCGAATATGATTTATCGACATTTTACAATTAAAGGGAATCGCCCGTTTTTTTCTATTTTCGCCCGTAAATCTGAAAAATCGCCCGTAAACTCAAATTTTCGCCCGAAAGTGGTCCGAAATCGCCCGTAAATCTCAAAAGTCGCCCGTAATTTCTCAAAATCGCCCGATACCGTATTTGCTGCATTTTCATTTCTAGCCGTCACCAAGCTTCCCCTCAACCGGTTAGCGTGACTTCGACATTGGTTTCAAAAATCCTTCAGGGGTCTGACCCCCTGAAGGACTTTTTTTCTCCATCCTTCAGAGAGTTCTCAAGTTTTGCTTTGGTGGTTTAGTGGAATGAAATGAGTATAGGTGGTGATGGTGTTGAAGGCGAATGTGTTGGTGATTGGGGGCGGTGTTGGCGGTTTGACGGTTGCGCTGAAGCTTGCGAAGTGTGGTGTTGGTGTAACAGTGGTGGAACAGGTGAAAGGAAGCCCGCACATGTACAAGGGAGAATTAGTGCAGCCGAAGACGCTACAAATTTTCGAGAAAAATGGCATTCTTCCAAAGGTGCTGCAACACGGACATAAAATTAACCATATTGAGTTGATTGAAAAGAAAAAGCTCGATAAAAAAAACAAACAACCAATCCAATCGATGAGTTATAACATACTTCCAAATCCTTATAACTTTGCATTGATGATCCCCCATGAAATCTTAAAAACGATACTACTCGAGGAAGCACAGAAATATCCTTCCTTTAAATATTTACAGCCTGGCCGTTTTATGGGCTTTGAAGGTAACAAGGCTAAGGTGAGAATGGAAAAGGAAGAGGTATTACTAGAAGCAGATTATTACGTTAGTGCAGAAGGGCGAAAATCGAAGGTACGTGAAATGATGGAGGTGCCGAAAAAGGAAAAGAATTATGACCATCATTTTTTGACTGTAACGTTTCCAAGGCCTGAAAGCATGACAGAAGGAAAGATCATCTCTACAGATGATACATTTTTAGGACTTTTCCCTTTGCCGGATAATCTGGTGCGCAGCGTCTATTTAATTCCAAAGGGATCTTATAAACAGATGATAGAAGAAGGGCTAGAATCTTTTTACCAAAAATACTTAGAACTATGCCCGGAACTGGATGGTTTTGTGCAAAGAATAGACTCTTGGAAAAAAATTCAGCTTATGATTCCGGTGCATTATCATGTTTCAAACTATGTGAAAGGCAACATTGCTTTGCTAGGGGATGCTGCACATAGCGTACATCCGATGGCAGGTGAGGGAATGAATTTGGCGATTCAGGACGGAGACGTGCTTGGAGAGCTGCTCTGTTGGATGTACGACAAAGATAAACATTCTCCGGATTATCTATCCTATTATGAAGCTGTAAGAAAACCAAGGGTCCGTCATGTATTGAAATTGAGTCACTTATCCGCTTTGGCTTATTCCCGTCCGCTCAAATCTTTTGTGACATGGAGAAGCAAAGTGATGGATCAGCTGACCAACGATCCCGTTCTTCATATTAAACATATGCTGAACATTTCTGGTTTGGGTATATGGAAGGAATCCATAGTGGACAGGGTCATTCAGTCTGGAGTAGTTCCTAAGAGGAAAGACCACGATGAGCGCAAGATTGACCGCCGCCATCTTTTTACGGAAGAAGAAGATTACCCATGGAAAAATAAGGAGGAAGCATAGGTATGATAAGTGAATATGTGAGACTTTTTAAAGCGAGAGGGTATATGAAGCGAAACTTGCCCTTCCTATATAGTTGGCATGCCTATGTTGGGTATGAATTAGATTTATATGAAGCATTCAAAAAGCCGAAGACCATTATGGAGGTGGCGGAAGAACATGAACTAAAGGAAGACCTATTGAAAAG
This window of the Sutcliffiella horikoshii genome carries:
- a CDS encoding CpaF family protein, coding for MSLLRRLGVETDVVEGSKGGRESIKTSISPKTVYLPQFKEIEMHLHNYLVDKLKQQTLDDREMEGKVAELSDDFFVNRDDILNYEEKQAAIQNVIYELTGYGPITPLLKDPAVTEVMVNGPTKIYVEKQGKIIKTPFTFRDNSHVLKVMERIVAPIGRRIDESVPMVDARLPDGSRVHAIIPPLAMNGPTLTIRKFPDNPLKIHDLLRNEGLSYEMADFLKSCVEAKLNMMISGGTGSGKTTCLNVLSSFIAEDERIVTIEDSAELRLSQEHVVTLEARLANVEGKGEVTIRDLVKNALRMRPDRIIVGEVRSAEALDMLQAMNTGHDGSLGTGHANSPRDLILRLEVMVMMAGFDLPVRAIREQIAGALDLIVHQVRLKDGSRKITHITEVLGVMNETIVLQDLFKFEELGKSDDGKVKGRFSSTGIRPSFFDKFESQGIKIQPSWFSEE
- a CDS encoding type II secretion system F family protein, which encodes MNILMTLIGSILFFMLFFLLVMSISARQTKEMKRLNNYLILSNSLTLTEGKGKKPKSPKQSKAIQGMGKVLEVNFQFKNLRQQLIFAGYEIGPGEYLVRTFLLAAILSGIVYLITSSLLLSIFSLITGLVIGSFLLKRAIKVRNQLATQQLIQALGIMANSLRAGYSFLQVIKLISEESPEPLGKEFGKVIQNVNLGLSLEESFEQLKSSFSNPDLDMVLTSILIQRESGGDLARLLESIQETMIGRLRVKDEVRTLTAQGRLSMWVIMCVPVGIAFYLQVVNPDYFHLMFQHILGWIMILMAISGVLLGWFIINKIVSIEV
- a CDS encoding type II secretion system F family protein; the protein is MTLSFTTMTLICLAISMTVFRSSLALERRIETFFPSSTSLEGGKVKKEADISEQTKEKARIMIKKLMKESSKINLEKRLEEAGRPNGWTSVDFRLFQLTLTFILFFGALVLFSPGADSIMSLFFLVGVISLFGLYIPNFMLSVKIKKRLKQMEKMMPDFFDLLNLSMEAGMGLDASFQKVAKTLKGPLSDEFMKMLDDMKLGKSRKEAYMLLRERVKIVSFQQAITSLIQADQLGMGLSKTVSLLTTRIREQRVFTAREHAMKAPVKMVFPLMFLVFPAIFIVLLGPMVIYIIQSGL
- the splB gene encoding spore photoproduct lyase, with protein sequence MKPFVPQLVYIEPRALDYPLGVELKNKFESMGLEIRETTSHNQIRNLPGDNDFQKYRTAKSTLVVGVRKTLKFDSSKPSAEYAIPFATGCMGHCHYCYLQTTMGSKPYIRTYVNLDEIFDAADKYMQERAPEITRFEASCTSDIVGIDHLTHSLKKAIEYFGKSEHGMLRFVTKFHHVDHLLDADHRGKTRFRFSVNADYVIKNFEPGTSSLDLRIEAAAKVAGANYPLGFIVAPIYLHEGWEEGYKTLFQKLYDKLPAHATEDLTFELIQHRFTKPAKRVIQQNYPMTKLELDEAKRQYKWGRYGIGKYVYTKDEATEIKETLSEYIHSYFPQARIEYFT
- a CDS encoding transcriptional regulator SplA domain-containing protein, translated to MDPYQQVHSSSLQEGDVVYLFYRNPHTQNVASIQQASIMENPFEEGQLSIFLYDTYYPLSDEFVFFTSLEEAEALYNDYFGPTFE
- a CDS encoding VanW family protein: MNHVDLRPKKRSKLRIWLGTQFYIAKRWIEWKTGNKSYALETTEEELPYQVFLHRTPTLRKLKNVDMWYQHNKVINLKIAVQKLNGIVIRPGETFSYWKLIGKPTKSKGYVDGMVLFYGTFKPGLGGGLCQLSNLIYWMTLHTPLTVTERYRHSFDVFPDSRRTQPFGSGATCSYNYLDLQVRNDTDQAFQLKVRVEGDLLVGEWKSANLPIVKYKVYEKDHNITSAYWGGYLRHNIIHRKVMNLQGKEIDDQYVTENHAIMMYEPLLETTEQSG
- a CDS encoding DUF2164 domain-containing protein, whose amino-acid sequence is MVKLISIPKEMKDQMIGRIQAYFEEERDEEIGELGADLLLDIFMKELGPYYYNQGIADAKALVEERWGSVEEDIEALKRSTGGGRYR